From the Neobacillus sp. PS3-34 genome, the window ACTGGAGGCAGAGACGGCAAATGGCCATATAAAAATAATGAACAGCACAGTTAATCGGCTTGAAGCTGAGACGATTAATGGTGCGATCAATCTTGAAGGGGATTTTAGGAAAGTCGAAGCCCAAACGTTTAATGGCAATTTAACCTGTCATTTGCAGGGGACCGAGTGTGAATCCATTTCTGTAAAAGGTACGACAGGAAGCATTGACCTGTTTGTTCCTCCAGGTATGAAGATGGACGGGGAGCTGAAATCGAATCTGGGCGGCTTTAATGTGAAGCTGGAAGGTATTCAGATTGTTGAAGACAAAAGCGAGGTGATCCAAAAATTACTTCGCTTTAAATCGATTGATTCGGGATCAGGAGCGGCTAAAGTTTTAGCCGATACAAAAACAGGCTCGATTACCATACATCAATCAGAGGGTGTTGCACCTTTTAAATAGGAGGAGCGTTTGAATGAAGTGGGCTGCTGGTATTTTAATTAATGCGGTATTATTTGTGGCAATTGCGGGATATTTCCAGGACAGCTTTCATCTGCATGGGTTCGTGGCAGCCCTTGAGGCAAGTGTGATTTTGTCGATTTTAAATGTCCTTGTCCGGCCGATTCTAATTATCCTGACGCTGCCGGTGACCATTATCAGTCTTGGATTATTTCTGTTCGTCATCAATGCGATCACTTTGATGCTTACCGACCGCCTGATGGGCGGTGCGTTTGATATCTCGGGCTTCGGCATGGCTTTGCTGGCTTCCGTAATCATGTCGATTGTAAACGTGATTGTCCAAAAGACCTTCCTGAAGCCTTCACGTGATTAATAGTGTACAAATAAGAAAAGCGCAGGGAGAATGTCTCCTGCGCTTTTGTTCTTTCAGTATCAGATTCTTATTGTTTTTTTACAAGATGGTATTGCTCAGCAATCCCTTTAACGATCGCTTCGGCACATTTGCGCCTGTAAGCATCGGAGCGCATTAAAGCAAGCTCCTCCTTATTTGTCATAAACCCGCATTCACAAAGGACTGCCGTCATATAGGTTTCACGGAGAACATGAAAATTGGCCGTTTTTACCCCGCGGTTTCGTAAGCCTGTTAACATCACTAACTGTTTCTGGATTTTCTGGGCGAGTTCTACTGCTTCCTTTGGCCTTGTCGGGTAGACATATGTTTCAATTCCGCCGGCATCGTTCCAGGAAGTCCCGTATGCATTTCCGTGAATGGCCACATAGGTATCCACGTGCTGGCTGTTGGCCGAATCTGTCCGTTCATCAAGCGGAACATCTCTTTTATCGGAATGGGCAAAAGAGACGATTACATTTTTGTAGGCATCCAGCAGTGCTTTGGCGTGGGAAGCAACGGCCCATTAAACTCATACTCTCGTAAGCCATCCGGACTTCTTTTTCCGGGAGTATTGTATCCATGACCTGCATCAAGCATAATCTTCATTCTAATTGCTCCTTTCTACTGCCGATTAATCACATATATAATACGGACATACAGCCAAAAAGGTCACCTTGCAGGAGACTTTGCTAAAAGTTGGAAGATGGTATGCCTGTCAATCTTCAATTTATTGGTCGCGTTTTAATCGATGAATGAATCGATAGCGGTCTGCCCGGTACACCGATTTTACAAACTCAAACGGAGTGCCATCCTGCAGGCAGGCGGTACGCATAATGAGCAGGACTGGTGCTCCTGCAGCGATGTCCAGGTGATCTGCTTCGGGCTTCCTGGCAATAGCGGCCTCAATTTCCTGAGTCGCTTCACTAATTTTGAGAGACAACTGGTTTTCGATATATTTGTATAAAGAGTGATTGCTATTGTCTTCGGTAATGCCGGGAACGAGAGCAATGGGAATATAGGTGGTTTCAAGTGCCATCGGAATTCCGTCTGCAAGCCGGACACGGAAAATTTCATAAACCAGGTCTTTTTCAGCAACCTGAAGCTGATGTGCGACTTGGCTGCCGGAAGCAATAGTGTTAAAAGAAAGAAGCCGGCTGCTGGGTTTCATACCGCGTTCAAGCATGTCTTCTGTAAATCCTGTCAGGCCCTCAAGCGCCTGCTCCACCTTTTGCTTGCTGACAAAGGTACCGCGCCCTTTTTGCCGGTAAAGATAGCCATCGCTGACAAGATTGTTGATCGCCTGCCGAACAGTCATCCGGCTGATTTGGAACCTTTCTGCAAACTCCCGCTCTGATGGAATCATTTCATCAGCATGGAGGCTGCTGTTTTCTATTTGTTCCTTTAGATAGGCCTCCAGCTGATGGTAGATTGGTATTGGTGAACTCTTGTTAATCATCTATTACGCTCCTTTTTGAAACACTAAACCAATTTTAATGCAGCCTCATCGGCAATGATGGTAACATTTCGATGAAGCTTGAGAGCGGAAGCTGGAAAGTTTTCATCGGAATCACCGTTTATCAAACGGGCCACTGCTTCTGCTTTTGCCGCCCCTGAGGCAAGGAGGAGAATTTCTCTGCTCTCAAATATGGTTGAGATCCCCATCGTGATCGCCTGTGCAGGCACTTCCCTAAACGAGGGGAAGAACCGGGAATTTGCCTGTCGGGTGCTCTCCGCCAAAGTCACGATATGTGTCCTGCTCTTAAAAGGAGTACCAGGCTCATTGAAGCCAATATGCCCGTTTTGCCCGATCCCCAATAGCTGGAGATCGATGCCACCCTTTTCTTTAATGAGATTTTCATAACGGAGGCATTCGGTTTCTAAATCATCCGCTGTGCCATCAGGGATAAAGGTTTCGGCCAGAGGGATATCCAAAAGATCAAATAAGTTTTTTCTCATAAAAATATGATAGCTGTTTGGATGGTCATTACGTAGGCCGATATATTCATCGAGATTAATCGTGGTAATGTTTTTATAGGAAGTTCCATTTTGCCAATGATCCGAAATCAAGTATTCATAAACACCCTTTGGCGTGCTCCCCGTTGCAAGCCCGAGGGTAAGCTGCTGGTTTGAGCGGATTTTTTCAATGATTAATTCTCCAGCTGTCCTGCTCATTTCCCCATAGTTGGATGTTCGAATGACCTTCATACTGATCCCCCTCAATCTAAAGCTGTTTTTCCACGGCACATCGTGTATTCAACCTCAAAATGCCCATTAAGGACGGCAATATCTGCATCCTTGCCAGCAGAAATGCTGCCCTTTCTGTCAAAAATTCCAAGCTGTTTGGCTGGATTGGCGCTTGCCATTTGTACGGCTTCCACTAAAGTCAGCTGCGAAAATTCAAGGATGTTTTTTACGGAATCATTCATTTTTAATATGCTGCCTGCGAGGGTGCCGTCAGCCAGAAGCGCCTTTCCATCCGCTACTGTGACATCCTGGCCGCCGAGGTCATATATTCCGCTTTTCAGGCATTTGGCTCTCATCGAGTCTGTTATTAAAATGGAGCCGTCCGCCCCCTTTGCGGCAAGGACGAGCTTAATCATTTGAGGACTAACATGTATGCCGTCTGCAATCAATTCAATCATCAGCTCTTTAAAAAGTAAGGCCGCACCGGCTGTTCCAGGTTCGCGGTGATGCATTCCCCTCATTCCGTTAAACAGGTGGGTTACTTGTTTGGCGCCTGCTTTCACGGCCTCCTCCACTTCCTCATATACAGCATCCGTATGGCCGACAGAGGCGATCACACCGTTATTTTTAAGATAAGAGATAAATTCTGTTCCATTTTCCATTTCCGGAGCGACGGTTACTAGCTTGATTTGGTTATTGGCGAGGCTTTGCCAACGCTTGAATAAATCGATATCCGGCTTCAGTATATGCTCTTTTGGCTGTGCTCCGGCACGCTTTTCATTAATGAACGGACCTTCCAAATGGATGCCGAGGACTTCAGCCCTGCCAGGATGATTTTCTGCTTGGCAAAACTGTGCTGCATTTGCCAATGCCCTTTCAATCTTGCTCTTTTCCTGCGTGATGGTTGTTGCTAAAAAGCTGGTTGTACCTTCGTTTGGAAGGGCGGAGGCGATTGTTCCTAGGGCTTCAAGTGTCGCGTCCATTGTATCCGCACCGGCAGCACCATGGATATGAACATCAATAAATCCCGGAACGACAGTGTATTCTTTTGGGAAAATGATTTTTTCAGCGTTCGGAAACTTGTTTTGGCCGACAGCAAACGGCCGATTTCCCGGATGGTTTCTTTTTCTATATAAATGTAAATGGATTCGGCAATTTCTTTTTCCAAGACGGCTTTTCCTTGAACAAGGAGAAGAGTTCCCAATTCATTCAGCTCCATTCTAATAGGTTAGATATGCCAATTATAAATCCTTGTGGTTTAGTTGTCTATACCACCTAACGAACTGCTTATTTTTAAAATAATGAATTATTTACGAATCGTTCGTTTGGTTCTTTGCAGAAAAGTGCTAAAATAAGAAGAATCATGGGAAAAGAATCTTTGGAGAAACACTTGTCCAACGTCTTCCCACACTATGTTATTTCCTTAAAAAGGAGGAAGCTTTTTGCCTAAAGTACGCACTAAAGACATTTTAGAAAAATTCGGCCTTGAGTTAATCAGCGGGGAGGAAGGGATCAGCCGTCCGATTACTACCAGCGATATATCCAGGCCTGGACTTGAAATAGCCGGATATTTTGAATTTTACCCGGCAGAACGAATTCAGCTTTTGGGAAAAACAGAGCTTTCTTTTTTTAGTGAGCTGCCAAAATCCGACCGTGTTATACGTATGGAGCAATTATGTACGGACATTACTCCTGCGATTATCCTTACCAGGGATTTGGAGGTTCCGCCTGAGCTGATTGAAGCATCAGAGCGTGAATCCGTGCCCGTTTTGCGTTCCAATATGAAAACAACCCGGTTCTCAAGCCGGCTGACCAACTATCTTGAGAGCAGGCTTGCCCCGACAACTGCGGTTCATGGCGTACTTGTTGATATTTACGGAATTGGCGTCCTGATTACCGGTAAAAGCGGAGTCGGTAAAAGTGAAACGGCCGCTTGAGCTGGTAAAGCGCGGACACCGCCTTGTTGCGGATGACTGTGTAGAAATTCGCCAGGAGGACCAGGATACACTTATTGGGACATCACCTGAGCTGATTGAGCACTTGCTGGAAATTCGCGGATTAGGAATTATCAACGTGATGACACTTTTTGGGGCAGGGCAGTACGAAGCAACAAACGGATCACGCTTGTTATCAATCTGGAAATATGGGATCCGAAAAAGCAGTATGACCGGCTTGGGCTTGATGAAGAAAAAATGAAGATTATCGATGCGGAAGTGACGAAGCTGACCATTCCGGTTCGTCCTGGACGAAACCTTGCTGTCATTATCGAAGTGGCTGCAATGAATTACCGCTTGAAGCGCATGGGGGTCAATGCTGCCCAGCAGTTTACGGAACGTCTTTCGGACGTGATCGAAGACAGTGACCATGAGTAATTAACTGTTTTAGAGCCTTCAGATTTCGGCTTGCTGGCCGAAACTGTGGGCACCTGGCGAATTGCCGGGAACAAAAGGAATAAGGAGAAATGACTATGGAAAAAAATCTTCATCCTCTTGATCCGATTGCCTTTACTCTTGGACCGATTCAGGTTCACTGGTATGGGATCATTATCGGCTCCGGTTTGGCACTGGCCTTGTTACTCGCCATAAGGGAAGGTGACAGGAGAGGGCTTCCGAAAGAAACGTTTGCGGATTTAATGCTTTGGGCGATTCCGATTGCCATTATTTCTGCGCGCTTATATTATGTGCTTTTTGAATGGAGCTATTATGCTAATAATCCTGGTGAAATCATTCAAATCTGGAATGGCGGCATAGCCATTCATGGTGCGCTGATCGGGTCTGTCCTGACCACATATATCTTTTCGCGATCGAGGAATATCTCCTTTTGGAAGATAGCCGATATCGCTGCGCCGAGCATTATTTTAGGCGCAGGCCATCGGCCGCTGGGGAAATTTTATGAACCAGGAAGCACATGGGAGAGAAGTAAGCAGGTCATTTCTAGAAAACCTGCATTTGCCTGATTTTATTATTAACCAGATGTACATAAATGGCGCATATTACCACCCGACCTTCTTATACGAATCTGTCTGGGATTTTGCCGGATTTATTTTATTGATGCTGCTGCGCCGCGTGAATCTGCGCCGTGGTGAAATGTTCTTGTCGTATGTCATTTGGTATTCATTCGGAAGGTTTTTCGTTGAAGGCATGAGAACTGACAGCCTGATGCTGACCCAAAACCTGAGAATTGCGCAGACGATTTCGATTGTACTGATTGTAATGGCAATCGTGATTCTTTTTTACAGAAGAAAAAGAGGACTTGCAGACCAAAAATATTTAGATTTGCAAAATCAATAATCAAGGGGAGTATGAAGAAATGCTGATTGGCTCGGTCAAAAGGGGATTGTTTGTAGGATTAAAAACAACGTGGACGCTTGGTAAAATCATTTTTCCTGTCACGTTGCTGGTAGCTGTTTTGCAGTACACGCCGGTGCTTCCCTGGCTGATGGATGCCATCACTCCGCTAATGAGATTGATTGGCTTGCCGGGAAATGCGGCGATTCCACTTGTACTCGGGAATTTTTTAAACCTATATGGAGCAATCGGAGCCATTTTAACCCTTCATTTCACGGTAAAAGAAGTTTTTATCCTGGCGGTTATGATGAGCTTTTCTCATAATTTGCTGGTTGAAACAGGGGTAGCGGTGAAAACTGGGGTAAAAGTGTGGGTGGTGCTGACTGTCCGGCTTGGACTTGCTTTGCTGTCGGCAATCGTTATTAATTTAGTCTGGCATGGAGGGGGCAGCACTGCCCATTATGGCTTGATTCCGGAACAAACAGAACTCGCGCATGGTGTTCTGGCTATTCTATGGCAAGCTGTCCATAAAGCGTTATTAGGGATTCTGCAGCTGGCCATGATCGTCATTCCATTAATGGTTGTCATTCAAATTTTAAAAGACCTGAGATGGCTTGCTGCTTTTTCAAAAGGTATGGTGCGTGTCACCCGCTCGCTTGGCATGAAGGAAAATACATCAACGACAATGGCGGCTGGCCTGCTATTCGGCCTTGCATACGGTGCTGGGGTAATGATTCAGGCCGTCAAGGAAGATGGAGTCAGCCAGAAGGATTTAACTTTGGCGTTTATTTTCCTTGTTGCCTGCCATGCTGTCGTGGAGGATACACTTATTTTTATTCCGCTCGGCATTCCGGTTCTGCCGCTTTTCCTGATTCGGCTTGGAGTCGCGGTCGTGCTCACACTCATTGTCGGAACCATCTGGAGGCGCTCGGGCTTTATGAAAAGAAAGGAAGCAAACTATGAGCAATAAAATAAATACAGTACTGTTTGATCTTGATGGAACCTTAATTGATACGAATGAACTGATTATTTCTACCTTTTTGCATACGCTCGAAAAATACTATCCAAGCAAATATCAGCGTGAGGATGTCCTGCCATTTATCGGGCCATCGCTGCATGAAACGTTTTCAGGCATCGATCCTGACCGGGTTGAAGAAATGATTCTTGAGTACCGGACATATAATCTGGCCAACCATGATCAGCTTGTTACGGAATTTTTGGGAGTTAAGGAAACAGTTCAAACATTAAAGGAACGCGGCTATAAACTGGGAATCGTTACAACAAAGCTGCATGATGTGGTTTTGAAGGGTCTGCGGCTGATGGATCTTGAACAGTATTTTGGAGTAATCGTCGCGCTTGACCATGTGGAAAAAGCAAAGCCGGATCCAGAGCCGATTTTTAACGCTTTAGAGCAGCTTGGCTCACGTCCTGAAGAGTCAATTATGGTCGGTGATAATTATCATGATATTTTAGCAGGGAAAAATGCGGGAACATTGACGGCAGGGGTGGCCTGGTCGATTAAGGGCGGGATTATCTCGCCAAATTCGAACCGGATTATATACTCGAAAACATGGCCGACCTTTTACCGATTCTTGGAGAAGAATAACGATGAGAAAAACAACCCGTTATCCGGTTGAAGGCGCCAATTCCTTATGGCATGTTTACAAAACGGTTCCATTTTGGAAGGTTGTAAAAAACTTTGCGGTGATACAGCTTGCGCGCTACACTCCATTCCTTGGGATGAAAAACTGGCTTTACCGAACTTTCCTAGGTATGAAGGTGGGCGATCAGACCTCTTTTGCGCTGATGGTCATGCTCGACGTGATGTTTCCGGAAAAAATCAGCGTCGGCCGGAACACGGTAATCGGCTACAATACGACTATTCTGGCTCATGAGTATTTGATTAAGGAATACCGCCTTGGACCGGTTGGAATTGGCAGTGAGGTCATGATTGGCGCAAATACCACGATCCTGCCAGGTGTGACGATTGGAGACGGGCCATTGTTTCCGCCGGCACGCTTGTCCATAAGGATGTACCCGCTGGCACATTTGTAGGCGGGAACCCGATGCGTATCATCTATACAAATGAAGAGCTCGAACAGCGCTGGGCAAGTGACCCGATTTATGGAAAAGAATAATGTTATGAATGTATGAAACAGGCATCCCATGGTGTGCCTGTTTTTTGCGTAGTTTTTGATTAAGTTCTGTGAATCAAAACGTTTTTGAAAATTTGCTTAAGCTTAAAGTTATCAATTGACGGGAAGTATTATAAGGAGTAAACTACAAATAACTTTATTTTATTACCATATTAGCGAACTAAAGGATTCTGATTAATTAATTCAATTCTTGGGGAATTTTTTATAAAAGGATGGATATTATGACCCGCCTGTTTATGTTTGAAAAACCGCTCGGCATGAGAGATACATTGCCTGAATTATATGAAAAAAAGCATCAGGTCCGCATGAAGATGGAGGATGCGATAAAGCTGTGGGGATACCAGTTTCTCGAAACACCTACACTGGAATATTTTGAAACGGTCGGATCGGCGTCAGCGATCCTTGACCAGCAGTTATTTAAACTTCTCGACCAGCAGGGGCATACGCTCGTCCTTAGACCGGATATGACAGCGCCGATTGCGAGGGTGGCTGCTTCAAGGATGTTAAAGGAGGATTTGCCGCTCAGGATCGCTTATTCGGCAAATGTTTTTAGGGCACAGCAACGTGAAGGCGGCCGTCCTGCCGAGTTTGAGCAAATTGGGGTCGAATGCTTAAACGATGAAACGGTGTCGAGTGATGCGGAAGTGATCGCTTTGATGATTTCATCACTAAAGGATGCAGGATTAAGCGATTTCCAGCTTTCAATCGGGCATATTGCGTTTGTACAGGAATTATTTTTGCAAATATTAGGGACAGAAGATCGGCCAATGCGTTACTCCGTTTTTTATATGAAAAAAATTATGTTGGCTATAAGGAGCATGTCCAGTCGCTGGCATTGTCTTCTATCGACAAGCAAAGGCTTGTGGATTTCCTTGATTTGAGGGGCGGAGAAGACGTAATAGAAAAGGCCTTGCGATTGTAGAAAACGAAAAGGGCAGGGAAGCGCTCCTCGAGCTGAAGGATTTATGGAATATTATCTGCGATTATGGTGAGCAGGAAAGAGTGAAATTTGATTTAACGCTCGTGAGCCATATGAGTTACTATACCGGGATTTTATTTGAAGCGTATGCCGGCGACGTCGGTTTCCCGATTGGAAATGGCGGCAGATACGGCAGCCTGCTTGAAAAGTTCGGAAAAACGGGCAGTGCGACTGGCTTTGCAATAAGGGTGGACCGTCTCCTTGAAGCATTGGGAGGAACGGGAGTGAAAGAGCCAGCCCATTGCATTTTATTTAGCCAGGAACGGAGGCAGGAAGCCTTTATGCTGGCTGCGGAGCTTCGAGGCAAGGGTATTCGGACTGTGCTTCAGGATATAAACGGTGTAAAAAACCTTGATGCGTATACACATAAATTTGAGGATGCGGCTTACCTGTTGGGGAAAGCGGGAAAGGAGCCTGCAAATGAATAGTGTTTTGACAATTGCGATGCCGAAAGGGCGAATTTTTGAAGAAGCGTTAGTATTGCTCCGCAATGCAGGCTATGCGCTGCCACCTGAATTTGATGAATCCCGGAAACTGATTATCGATGTTGAGGAAGAGGGATTGCGTTTTATCCTGGCCAAGCCGATGGACGTTCCGACTTATGTCGAGCATGGCGTGGCGGATTTGGGTATAGCAGGTAAGGATGTCATGCTCGAAGAAGAGCGGGATGTTTATGAATTGCTGGACTTACGGATCAGCGGCTGTTATCTGGCAGTCGCAGGCCTTCCGAATACAAAAATGAATGAGGTTGCCCCAAAGGTAGCCACTAAATATCCGAATGTGGCCGCAGCCTATTTCCGCGAGCAAGGCGAGCAGGTGGAAATCATCAAGCTAAACGGATCAATCGAGCTGGCGCCAATGATTGGTTTAGCTGACCGGATCGTGGACATTGTTTCGACGGGCAGAACGCTCATTGAAAATGGTTTGGTTGAGTTTGAACGGATTGTCGACATTACCTCGCGCCTCATCGTAAACCCTGTAAGTTATCGAATCAAGGATGAACGCATAACAGAGCTGGTGGGCAGACTAAGTAAAGTGGTTGGGAAACTGGGGGAGATGTAACGTGAAAATTTTACAGGTTAATGATCTTACTTCCTTAAAAAGATCCATCGATGCCGGCACGGATGAGCAGCAGGATGCAGTGAAAAAAATCATTCGCGATGTGCGCCAGAGAGGCGATGCAGCATTACGGGAATATACAGAAAGATTTGACCGCGTTGCACTGGATTCATTTAAAGTTGAGCAGGCGGAAATCGATGAAGCATATGGAATGGTAGATGAGGACTTTATTTCGATCGTTCGTGAGGCCGCCGCAAATATCCGCTCCTTTCATGAAAAACAGCTGCGCCCATCATGGATGACGACAGAGGAAAATGGTACGGTACTGGGTCAAAAGATTACTGCGCTTGATTCGGTTGGCGTTTATGTACCTGGCGGAACCGCGCCTACCCTTCGTCGGTATTAATGAACGTAATTCCGGCACAGGTGGCCGGCGTGCAAAGGATTGTGATGGTTTCGCCTCCTGATGAAAATGGTAAGCTTCCAGCTGCGGTTTTGGTGGCAGCAAAGGAAGCCGGAGTAGTGGAGATATACAAGATTGGCGGCGCCCAGGCGATAGCGGCGCTTGCGTATGGTACAGAAACAATTGGACAGGTTGATAAAATTACTGGCCCTGGCAATATTTTCGTAGCGCTTGCGAAACGGGAAGTTTACGGTGACGTGGACATTGATATGATAGCCGGTCCGAGTGAGATTGCCATTTTGGCAGATGAGACGGCGATTGCCGAAGAAGTGGCTGCCGATTTGCTCTCGCAGGCTGAGCATGACGCAAGGGCGTGCAGCATCCTAGTTACGACCTCAGCACGTTTGGCTGAAGACGTTGCTATTGAAGTGGAAAAGCAGCTGGAGGTTCTCCCGCGAAAAGAGATCGCAGCTGCGTCTATTCGGGATTACGGGGCGATCTATGTAGCCGCGAGCATGGATGAGGCAGTTGAAACGGTGAATATCGTTGCGCCAGAGCATCTGGAGGTCATCACGGAAAATGCGATGGAGCTTCTCGGGAAAATCCGCCATGCCGGCGCTATCTTCATTGGCAGGTATAGTTCAGAGCCTGTCGGTGATTATTTTGCCGGCGCAATCACGTCCTGCCGACAAATGGGACTGCGCGCTTTTCGAGCCCTTTGAATGTCGACGATTTTCAAAAGAAATCGAGCGTTATTATTTATAGCCAAAAGGCACTTCGTGAAAATGGACCAAAGATTGCAGAATTTGCACGAATGGAAGGTCTCGAAGCCCATGCAAGGGCAATAGAAACACGTATGAAATAAATGGAAGGTGCCTGTCACCTGGAAAATAATT encodes:
- a CDS encoding N-acetylmuramoyl-L-alanine amidase produces the protein MLDAYKNVIVSFAHSDKRDVPLDERTDSANSQHVDTYVAIHGNAYGTSWNDAGGIETYVYPTRPKEAVELAQKIQKQLVMLTGLRNRGVKTANFHVLRETYMTAVLCECGFMTNKEELALMRSDAYRRKCAEAIVKGIAEQYHLVKKQ
- a CDS encoding nucleoside recognition domain-containing protein; the protein is MLIGSVKRGLFVGLKTTWTLGKIIFPVTLLVAVLQYTPVLPWLMDAITPLMRLIGLPGNAAIPLVLGNFLNLYGAIGAILTLHFTVKEVFILAVMMSFSHNLLVETGVAVKTGVKVWVVLTVRLGLALLSAIVINLVWHGGGSTAHYGLIPEQTELAHGVLAILWQAVHKALLGILQLAMIVIPLMVVIQILKDLRWLAAFSKGMVRVTRSLGMKENTSTTMAAGLLFGLAYGAGVMIQAVKEDGVSQKDLTLAFIFLVACHAVVEDTLIFIPLGIPVLPLFLIRLGVAVVLTLIVGTIWRRSGFMKRKEANYEQ
- the hisG gene encoding ATP phosphoribosyltransferase; translated protein: MNSVLTIAMPKGRIFEEALVLLRNAGYALPPEFDESRKLIIDVEEEGLRFILAKPMDVPTYVEHGVADLGIAGKDVMLEEERDVYELLDLRISGCYLAVAGLPNTKMNEVAPKVATKYPNVAAAYFREQGEQVEIIKLNGSIELAPMIGLADRIVDIVSTGRTLIENGLVEFERIVDITSRLIVNPVSYRIKDERITELVGRLSKVVGKLGEM
- a CDS encoding phage holin family protein, with the translated sequence MKWAAGILINAVLFVAIAGYFQDSFHLHGFVAALEASVILSILNVLVRPILIILTLPVTIISLGLFLFVINAITLMLTDRLMGGAFDISGFGMALLASVIMSIVNVIVQKTFLKPSRD
- the nagA gene encoding N-acetylglucosamine-6-phosphate deacetylase, which produces MIFPKEYTVVPGFIDVHIHGAAGADTMDATLEALGTIASALPNEGTTSFLATTITQEKSKIERALANAAQFCQAENHPGRAEVLGIHLEGPFINEKRAGAQPKEHILKPDIDLFKRWQSLANNQIKLVTVAPEMENGTEFISYLKNNGVIASVGHTDAVYEEVEEAVKAGAKQVTHLFNGMRGMHHREPGTAGAALLFKELMIELIADGIHVSPQMIKLVLAAKGADGSILITDSMRAKCLKSGIYDLGGQDVTVADGKALLADGTLAGSILKMNDSVKNILEFSQLTLVEAVQMASANPAKQLGIFDRKGSISAGKDADIAVLNGHFEVEYTMCRGKTALD
- a CDS encoding GntR family transcriptional regulator gives rise to the protein MINKSSPIPIYHQLEAYLKEQIENSSLHADEMIPSEREFAERFQISRMTVRQAINNLVSDGYLYRQKGRGTFVSKQKVEQALEGLTGFTEDMLERGMKPSSRLLSFNTIASGSQVAHQLQVAEKDLVYEIFRVRLADGIPMALETTYIPIALVPGITEDNSNHSLYKYIENQLSLKISEATQEIEAAIARKPEADHLDIAAGAPVLLIMRTACLQDGTPFEFVKSVYRADRYRFIHRLKRDQ
- the nagB gene encoding glucosamine-6-phosphate deaminase produces the protein MKVIRTSNYGEMSRTAGELIIEKIRSNQQLTLGLATGSTPKGVYEYLISDHWQNGTSYKNITTINLDEYIGLRNDHPNSYHIFMRKNLFDLLDIPLAETFIPDGTADDLETECLRYENLIKEKGGIDLQLLGIGQNGHIGFNEPGTPFKSRTHIVTLAESTRQANSRFFPSFREVPAQAITMGISTIFESREILLLASGAAKAEAVARLINGDSDENFPASALKLHRNVTIIADEAALKLV
- a CDS encoding DUF4097 domain-containing protein, which codes for MNFGHSVEISHIFHQADVYLKDMDIDVSNGSLKIVPWDQGDVRIECQAKVYRVETQEQARQSFLKDVVFAIEGEKLRFLTQQKWMKVDAVVFVPHSQYEKVRVRMFNGPITGEELNINDFRIKTANGKIEFASVSGNRLEAETANGHIKIMNSTVNRLEAETINGAINLEGDFRKVEAQTFNGNLTCHLQGTECESISVKGTTGSIDLFVPPGMKMDGELKSNLGGFNVKLEGIQIVEDKSEVIQKLLRFKSIDSGSGAAKVLADTKTGSITIHQSEGVAPFK